The following coding sequences lie in one Calypte anna isolate BGI_N300 chromosome 7, bCalAnn1_v1.p, whole genome shotgun sequence genomic window:
- the CDK5R2 gene encoding cyclin-dependent kinase 5 activator 2 — translation MGTVLSLSPAASSGKGGGGGGGLLADKALGRVPGKGESRLKRPGVLISALTWKRLVAASAKKKKSTKKVTPNPGGGVPGGGPEQPDPLVVQRNRENLRKSVVAPADGAKQSPLAVPVPTVPSAPQELHPGSGGGKPPPPPPPPPPAGSRAPGSPRRVVVQASTGELLRCLGDFVCRRCYRLKELSPGELISWFRSVDRSLLLQGWQDQGFITPANLVFVYLLCREALQGEDIGTQAELQASFLTCLYLSYSYMGNEISYPLKPFLVEGDKGRFWERCLGIIQRLSAKMLRINADPHYFTQLFQDLKSEGEGAEGSKHWTISLDR, via the coding sequence ATGGGCACGGTGCTCTCCCTCTCCCCCGCCGCCTCCTCGGGCaagggcggcggcggcggcggggggctGCTGGCCGACAAGGCTCTGGGAAGGGTGCCGGGAAAGGGGGAGAGCCGGCTGAAGCGACCCGGCGTGCTCATCTCGGCCCTTACCTGGAAGCGGCTGGTGGCCGCCTCTGCCAAGAAGAAGAAGAGCACCAAGAAGGTGACGCCGAATCCCGGTGGTGGGGTGCCGGGGGGGGGTCCAGAGCAGCCTGACCCGCTGGTGGTGCAGCGCAACCGCGAGAACTTGCGCAAGTCGGTGGTGGCGCCAGCCGACGGCGCCAAGCAGAGCCCGCTGGCCGTGCCGGTGCCCACCGTGCCCTCGGCGCCGCAGGAGCTGCACCCGGGCTCCGGTGGAGGCAAACCaccgccaccgccgccgccgccacctcCGGCCGGCAGCCGCGCCCCGGGCTCCCCACGCCGCGTGGTGGTGCAGGCGTCCACCGGCGAGCTGCTGCGCTGCTTGGGGGACTTCGTGTGCCGCCGCTGCTACCggctgaaggagctgagccCCGGCGAGCTCATTTCCTGGTTCCGCAGCGTGGACCGCTcgctgctgctccagggctggcaggacCAGGGCTTCATCACCCCGGCCAACCTAGTGTTCGTCTACCTGCTGTGCCGGGAAGCGCTCCAGGGTGAAGATATCGGGACGCAGGCCGAGCTACAGGCCTCCTTCCTCACCTGCCTCTATCTCTCCTACTCCTACATGGGTAACGAGATCTCCTACCCACTCAAGCCCTTCCTGGTGGAGGGCGACAAGGGTCGCTTCTGGGAGCGCTGCTTGGGCATCATTCAGCGCCTCAGCGCTAAGATGCTGCGAATCAACGCAGACCCGCACTACTTCACGCAACTCTTCCAGGACCTCAAGAGCGAGGGCGAGGGTGCAGAGGGCTCCAAGCACTGGACTATCAGCCTGGACCGTTAG
- the FEV gene encoding protein FEV has translation MRHGAGAVPLLLNMYLPDPVGETLFKDGKSQAWGSLNPGVQKGSGQIQLWQFLLELLSDRANLNCIAWEGTNGEFKLIDPDEVARRWGERKSKPNMNYDKLSRALRYYYDKNIMTKVHGKRYAYKFDFHGLAQVCQPAAPDHTLYKFQGNLAPLPFSGISKLNLMTSGVTPAGFSYWPGSSPSLYPGHGLQPSAPFSTMAASHLNNMNNHYH, from the exons ATGAGACACGGCGCCGGAGCGGTGCCACTGCTGCTCAACATGTACCTGCCAG ATCCAGTCGGGGAAACTTTATTCAAAGACGGCAAGAGCCAGGCGTGGGGGTCTCTCAACCCGGGCGTACAAAAAG GCAGTGGGCAGATCCAGCTGTGGCAgttcctgctggagctgctctcagACCGAGCCAACCTGAACTGCATCGCCTGGGAAGGCACGAACGGGGAGTTCAAGCTGATCGACCCTGACGAGGTGGCGAGGCGCTGGGGCGAGCGGAAGAGCAAACCCAACATGAATTACGACAAGCTGAGCCGGGCACTGCGTTACTACTATGACAAGAACATCATGACCAAGGTCCATGGCAAGCGCTATGCCTACAAATTCGACTTCCATGGGCTGGCACAGGTCTGCCAGCCAGCTGCCCCTGATCACACCCTCTACAAGTTTCAGGGCAACCTGGCCCCGCTGCCCTTCTCAGGCATCTCCAAACTCAACCTCATGACCTCGGGGGTGACACCAGCTGGCTTCTCCTACTGGCCTGGCTCCAGCCCATCCCTCTACCCTGGGCACgggctccagccctctgccccattcagcaccatGGCAGCCTCCCACCTCAACAACATGAACAACCACTACCATTAG
- the CRYBA2 gene encoding beta-crystallin A2, which yields MTSSEAMDTLGQYKITVWEEESFQGKRCEFLMECPSIMERGFRKIRSIKVESGPWVGFEYPEYQGQQFILEKGDYPRWEAWSGNSGYRTEHLLSFRPIKCANHNDSKVILYEAENFQGHKFELSDDYPSLQAMGWGNKEVASIKVNSGAWVAYQYPGYRGYQYVLERDRQNGEFKKYNEYSSQAHTNQIQSIRRVQH from the exons ATGACCAGCAGCGAAGCCATGGACACCCTGGGGCAGTACAAGATCACGgtgtgggaggaggagagcttCCAGGGCAAGCGCTGCGAGTTCCTCATGGAGTGCCCCAGCATCATGGAGCGTGGCTTCCGCAAGATACGCTCCATCAAGGTGGAGTCTGGCCC tTGGGTGGGCTTTGAGTACCCTGAGTACCAGGGGCAGCAGTTTATCCTGGAGAAGGGTGACTATCCCCGGTGGGAGGCCTGGAGTGGGAACAGTGGCTACCGGACCGAGCACCTCCTCTCCTTCCGGCCCATCAAGTGCGCG AACCACAATGATAGCAAAGTCATTCTCTATGAGGCGGAGAACTTCCAGGGGCACAAGTTTGAGCTGAGTGATGACTACCCCTCACTGCAGGCCATGGGCTGGGGCAACAAAGAGGTGGCATCCATCAAAGTGAACTCTGGAGC GTGGGTGGCATACCAGTACCCCGGATACAGGGGCTACCAGTACGTGCTGGAGCGGGACAGACAGAACGGCGAGTTCAAGAAGTACAATGAATACAGCAGCCAGGCCCACACCAACCAGATCCAATCCATCCGCCGTgtccagcactga